The genomic segment GGCTTGGAAATTGATCCATCTACGCGAAAAAAGATATTTGCAGACAATAGCACCTGCATGAAAGTAGCAGCAGTACAGTCTAAGGATCTAAATTATCCAACGATGACTGCCCGGGTTCAAAAACAGAGAGAGTTTATAGTTACATTTCGAAGAACAGTTACTAATGTTGGTCTCCCCAGCTCATCATATAAAGCAGTTGTTACTAAGGCTTCTCTATATAATATCTCTGTGAAGCCTAAAATTCTATGGTTTAAAGGCgttgaaccaaagaaaatcctttACTGTGACTGCCAGAAGTCCAATCGTTGTGTACGCATGAGCTGTGATCGCATTTGACCTCCTTAATTTACGAAGTCAGGCAAATTGTTAGGTGCTCTGGCCGGATgcctaatttgttcaaatgTACTTCTGTTTCGAAGTTTGTACTAGAGCTCCTAAAGGTCCTTTAGAGTATATACATCGAAATAGATCGGGGATAATATCCTTCCTACAAACAATTGCACTCAATGGCCTTGATATTTAGCTGTCATTTGTTATGCTGAGAGCATATTTATTCTTCAAGTAGCTTTGTTGCGTTCTTCAGTAAAATTCTTCAGGGGCCGTCCAGAAGAGGTTGCATGTAAAAGATTTAACATGGACAGGGGAGAAACAAGATGCTTTCAACTAGCATCTGCACTTGATGTTATTGTTTGTTGGAAAagaccataaaaaaaaaaaaaaagaagaagaaatctgGTTTATGCTTTCAACTCTTGACTTGAAAACAGAGCCAGGGGGCCAGTACGTGTATAATAAGAGATGATTATATATATCATGGCAACTAGTTTTTACATCCTTAAACTTGGGAATTATAATACATTATACCCTGATCGTGTTTCATCAGGAGAATGAAAACATCGAAATCTTTCCATTTGAAAAAATAGCAGCGCACGCCATAATCGCTGAGCTATGAGGTATGAAATAAAGACTACAAATGTGTCTGCCAAATTACATATTCGGTAGCCACACTTGCCTGTATCCTGTTCCGCAGATGAACACAAGCCAATTAAGTTGCCATAAATGACCCTTTACATAGTCTTTGCTGCATCGAAATGCCAATTGACTCCCCGTCCATTCTGTGTTTTGGGGTACACACAATGTCCGCAAGTTAACAAAGGGCTTCGGACTAGCACCCGTCCAAATTCACCTCCTTTtaaatttgtaaaaaaatttgCAGTGACTCTTAGCAGATTTTGAAAACATGCTTCCTATAATATATACTTAGTATCAATTTGAGCAGCCGTATCTCTATCACGATGCTTCCCACACTTTGTAATCCTTGCCCTCAGTAGCTAAGGACCATTTTTGAGGACCAGTTTGAGGCTCATAGTAACCCGGTCCAATTTTCATGGCCACCTTCTCATCAATAATTGCCGCATAAACATCCCTTTCTGCCTTCATTACTTTAACCTGAATACAAGATAAAAGAAAGGGACAACGATAAATCCTAGTGTGGCCAAGATAATATATTTCCCCTAGCAGTCTACTGACAATTCCCCTGTCCCTTGTTTTTACAAAAATGTGACTGACTGATGGCTGTATAAGAAAAAGGAGGACAATATTTCCACAAGAATAAACCTTGTCACCTGAATTTAACGGCAAAGGCATTCTCCAAACAGGTCATCAGATTTAGACAAAACTGTTAAGAGATGACCTTGTAACATCTAACATGAAAATCTGGATACCAGACAATTGCTTCAAATGATATTGAACAATTTCCTTTTAACTTCATGTAGCAATTAAATTCAATACTCAACCAGCCAAAAAATACAGAGAAGTATTTAATAAAGGACAACGAACAGGATCAGTAGAAATAGTAGGAAACTGCACGATTTAAGAAATATACCAGTTCAAAGGATCAATGAAGCTAATGATTGGTTGTAAATCCAAGACAAAAGTAGAAAGATAAAGGTCTTAGATTCTGCATTTGCAATCTTCCACAGTATCAAGAGATTAATAGTCCCGATTGACTTATGTTCTGTAGGAACCATTTTTCATTTTGACATGCTTTTTTCAGACAACAGGAAATTACTGCAGTGATTAAATTAACATCATAAACTTACTATGCTTCTGCAGTGGATCTTGTTCCGGGTTCTCACGGAGATTAGTTTTGATAGTTCGGACTGGTAGTCAGAAAAAATGTGATCATAAAATACAGTCGGTGTTCCTGGGTGAGTGAGGATGTAAGCATATCCTTGCATCTCCTTTCCACCTGGAAATCTCCAATGACCCTAATAGATGGATTGAAAGGAAAACAGCAAGCAAACAAGTTGAAAAGTAGATTAGATGTCATTACTCATCAGAACAGTTAATGACAGCTATTTAAAAATGTCAAACAAGTTCTGTTTAAACATTATTGTAAAGTTAATGATGTGACCGATCCTTAAAAAAAACAAGTTGCTATGTCAAAGAAAGGACATACAAACGTGTGATACACCACTACTTGAGAGCTTCTCTTCCATCATGAAAAGAGAGAAATGTGTCAAAAGGCCAGTTTATTTCATTGAATGAGGTAGGTAAAATAAGAGGAAGTCCATTAAGAGACACTTTGAATGTGCTATTATTTTTGTATTGAAAAGCTTGAGTTCATGGAACTTAGCCAGGGCCCAGAAAGAtacaccagagcaataaactcTCAGTACTATATACCTGAGTAGAACCAGTATCATGGTTCTCTATAAAAGTAACCGCACGAGATGGCCACCAACCAACAACTCCAGGAGGTTTCCCTTTCTCGTCAGATAATCGCCAATATTCATACCTTCCAAGTGCCTAAAAGTTGCAGATCAAAAACAACTAAGACACGAAACTGCTCCCAAAGCAAATGAAACCATGCACTCTATATAAGTAGAAGAGAAAGGTTCTAAGATGTTATGATGGTTAATGCAGCCTCTGCTAAGTAGATGCTTACAGAATGAAGAATCCCTTTTGTGGTAACATCAAATGCACCAGCACATCCATTAGTAGCATTAATCCAGTCAATAATTCGCTGCCTATGTGCATCTTGATTGTGATCCATGTCCCCGTATGTATAATTAAGAGAATCCCAGTACTCGCCCACAGCAAAGTAAGGCTCACTAGCATCAATGTAATCCTTGACATAACCACCCCAAAAACCTCGAACAAAATCAAGCCTCCACCCATCATATCCAATCTCTTGCCTGCAAGTCCACAAATTCCAAAAGACCCAGAAGTTAGTCCCAGGTAAGTAAAAACCTGGAATTgtacttcaaatcatcaaataACCTGATGAAAGATACAGATGTATTACTGAACCCACTACCAAACAAAGAATTAAACAAGCACTTGACACAGAGCAATGCCAAGAAATGACCTTAGCCAACATAACCATTCTTTGAGGTCCTTTCTCACGAATTCTTGTGAATGATCGATATTAGGTGCAGCATGGAAATTATCCCCACTACTTTTATTGCCTCTTCCCTGTGAGGAAAAAGATACAGTAAAATAAATTGTTGGAACTGCCACGTTTTTGGAATCACACAGTGGGAAATCCAGATGGGTATGTAAATACAAAGGTAGAAGATACTGCTCAAATCAGAAGAAACACCAATACTCTCAAAATCGATTTGTCCAGAGAGTGGAGACACGAGCATTTGCCTGTAATTATATAATGGAAAATAATCTAGGTACCACACAACAAGTAAGCTTCATAAAAAGTAGAAGGATTGCAGTTGCTGTTTCCAAATGCAGCACACAACTGTAAGTAAAGCCAACCACAAAGCACTAAATCTTGACAACCAAAATAAGCAGGATTAAGTTAATGTTTTGCCATAGAAATCCGTCCTAGCTATAGGAAGCTCAGAAAGTGTACATTAAAGACAAAAAATTGAAGCAAAAGGAAATGACAAGAATCACATTTCCCTTAGTTTCTGTATTTTTTCAACCAGTATACCAGTATACTGTCTTATTTACTCTTTTTTATCAGGTTTAATCTGCAGCCCAGGGTTTATGCAAATTTATCTACACACTGTTGAATGTTGTATTAAAGGAATGACAATAATGTTTTACACTCAACTATCCTGATAAAATCTGCCACTAGTTCCGATACCAACAAGCTAGTAGTTCAACCGTGAATGTTAAAATCTGTAACTAGGCACAAGCAAGTACCTGAAAATGTGGATCATCAGCAACCACTGCACAATCATCCCAATTCAAACGGCCAccaaaaatattccaaataCCATTCTGATTTTTGTAATGGGCACATCTATGGTTTAACACAGCATCTCCGAGGACATTGATGCCAACTTCATGGAATCTCTTCACGAGAGACTTTAATTCATCAATACTTCCATATCTGAAAATGATCAAGAAGTTAAAAACATCAACCACAGAGGCAGACAGACAGAGGGAGAGAGTGCTGCAAGAAGATGTGGTATAACAATTTCAGTAGTTATTCCTTGATCAGCATTTATTCCAATAATCAGAGCAATTTCAGGTAATCGGATTTATTTGTTCCCTTAGTTTAgttattctaatcaaataaacaaattataaCTTTACCTAgagataaaaaaagaaattacaagagaatataaaaatttaattaacatcTGCCCGGTAGCATAAAGAATTGGAAGACAGGcatgaaaagaagaatgaataGCCTACTTCTGAAAGTAGACAGGTGTCAGCTACCACAATAGATTTGACTTAGCTACCCATTGTCAACTCAAATCCATGAAGAAGACTACAGCAGATCGTACTATTAAGAAGGCCATGGTTTTCATGATTATGTTTATAGGATTGAAGTAGGTGCAAACAGTATTAATGAAGTTTGCACATTTAGGTCTAAAGTCAGAGTTCAGTCCCACATTCTACATAACGGTAAATTATCTGAATAGGAAAACTGCATAAGCATGTCCAAATTCAGGATTCCAGGAAACTAATCTAATCTTAGTACCTATATTAGTTTTCCAACACAACTGTTCTTACCTGGAGTTCAGATTGTACAAATCCTTTGGCATGTAGCCTTCAGGTGAAACAGACTCTGTGGGCGGAGGTAACCAGACAACAGTAAAACCAAGTGATGATAACTCTGCAGCTTTTTGATGAAGCTCCATATACCATCTTCCAGATTTATGTGACTCCCAGTTAAATCCTTGACATACAACTTCAAAACCAGAACCAGTCCCAGAAGCTATTTTGACAGACGGTGTTAATACCTCTGCTTCTGAGACTCCCTCTTCTGTAAATGTCGGTATGGCGCTCCTAAAGATACTATAGGCTTCTGCAGCAAGCTTCTCGATCTCCTGAAGAATGCTTTCTTGGGCttctttaattttagttttccgACTTTTTTCTGAGGCAATGTCACTGACCAAATTCCTTATCTCATTAATGATTCCATCCGTATATACAGTAGATGATTCCTTTGTTTTATTGGCAGAATGAGACTGGCTATGTTCTTTATTGAGGACCCTAGAACTTGAGAGGGGAATATAGAAGTCCTTCCCCATATTATTCAACCATGTATTCTCATTTAGCTTCAGAGCGAAGACAAAAGCAGTGAGCCCTACATCCAAAGTAAATGATCCCGAAGAACAAGTTCCACCCTCTTTTCGCTGCAAAAACAGGTGCATCTGGGGTCATTTACAAGCATATTTTGACCTCAAACAATCTCAGTTACCAAAAGATTGTGGCTTGGTCATAAAAAGGACTAACAGTCTATTTGGAGTTTCTGATACTTGAAAGCAGATATGACACTAACAAACAATCATTACAACCAATTCGTGTCtgtgtacacacacacacacacacagcaTTCTCGGGAATATCTTAATAACTCATTAAAAAGACAGAATCCATTCCATTattatttaaatcaaataaataaagcaaagaaCAAGCCTTCGTATATGTTAAAACTTACTCAAATACTGCCCAAGGAGAATATATTGCATCTCACAGAAAAAGCAATTGAAATGGTGTAAAATCTTAGGACATGCAAGCAAAGATGACAGAACCCTGGCTAAGATGAATGAACAGTTTCTTCCTATGGGGTAACCGAGGAGACAAGTTTCCACAAGGCAACTAACATCTCTTAATAGGGACAAAGTTCCAACTTAACAGTATTTTCAACAGATGAGATCAGATCATGGAATAAAAGCTGGGAAAGTATCTTAGTTACAGCTTGGTTTCActcttgctctctttttctGGCATAACAACTTGGTTTCACATTTGCTTTCTGCTGCTGGATTTACTATTTGTTGAACTCTTTTGCAGTAAAGTTGTTGTTAAGACCCCTTCAACTTTTAATCAAGTTTTAGAGctcagaaatttgatcaagcTGATGACTTGAGTTTTATGCACTAAGAGTCTCGGTCCGTGTGTGTACGCCCACATGCACTTATATGATCATGCCAACAAACAAAGAACTTGGTAAATAAATTCCTTTCAAGTTTTTATAGTTACAGGGAAAAAATTCTCCACATTCACCTTATATTTTGGTAGCTTTAGACACCTTATAAATGATATCCTGATTATCCCCTGCTGTTTTAAAAAGAGTTATATTTCCTGAGACATGAATATTTGCTTGAAAGATAAAAAAGATGTACCAGCAGGCAGAAAACTGAATTTAATCCTTGATGATATATGCACAAAGACTATGAACTCAGATTCTGTTAGGGTTAAGCATGCAGTACATAAACCTCTCCAACTTAAAGTTCTATCTAAAGACACAGCATAAATTTCTACCTAGTTCAAGATTTTGACAACTTTTAATCCCAAAAATATTTGGAATAAGATAAATGAAATACGATACAAACTTACTAATAAACGTGCATAAGAAGATTGAAGAAATTTGCTGTGCAATGAAGAGAAATTGAAAGTACATGAAAATCACGAACACACCCCACAGCAAAATAAATTATTCATGATTCAAAACCATAGAAAGGAGTCAGTAATGCACTTTTCCACCGCctaatttccatttttccagGATGCAAGCCCTTCACCTTGGGTAAAGGAAGGACTAGGCACCAAGCCACGcagggaaaaaagaaatttaaaaaaaaaacaatatggTGGACTAAGTTCAAATAAGGACCAATTATCCAGCTGGGCCAAATTATCTTTTGGGGCTGCAGCGCTAAAATAAGTCATCACCATcagatataaatagaaaaaatattaaaattgtaTACATACTTGCAACAAAGTTCTCAAAGCCTTATTCTTGAATACTTTTGTTTCAGATGGATAGGGCTGCTCTGGAAGTTCCCACTTCCGATCCTTGTCTTTGCAGACTCCCCAGTGAACAATGACATCTCCTGGTAAGTCCGTTTCGATATACAAAAGATTCTTGGCTGTCTCTGGGCATTGTGTCACAGAAACAGTTACCGAGTTATCAACAAGAGTTTCTCTTACAATAGGATGCTCTTCATAAAACCCTTCAAGTCGACTATTTTGATGAGGTGGATCTTTTGACTCACAAGTGGTAAAATCCGTTTTATTTTCAGCTCCTTCTGACTTAAGAAGCATGTTGGACAGCTGTCCAAAAGCTCCTGGTGTGCAAGTAGAAACACCAAGACTTTAGTTGAGGAAGTTAGTAAAACTGAGCAAGcggaatgaaatgaacaaagcTCAATTACAACAAAGGCATTAATCTTTCTTCCTCATCCCATATATATCATATAACTGAAAAATCTTCATGAAGTACGAATTTTTTCTGGCCCACAATTTTATTAAGACATGCTCTTGATTATAGAATTCCATCCAGATGCAACTACACCATCCAACTTATCAGACCATCAGCAGTTTGTTTCAGATAAATCATTGAAGGCCAATAAACTCATAGACCAGTTTAAGGTTCCAATCATGAAGCATGATAAGAGAGAGATAAAAAGGAATATAGGTAAGTTGGAGAAAACACATAAATGCAAACAATTTACAGCTGCAACTGGAAGATCTAAAGAATTATGTACAAAGAGTAGAAATTGATTAACCTGGCCATATACCAAAGCCTTTTTTTGCTCCTACAACATTGCCATCATCATGACGATACTCAGTCAGAGGAACCTTGAAGTCTCTTCCTCGATGCTGATACCAAGATCCACTGTCCTCATcctgacaaaaagaaaaagaaacgatTCAAGGttacagaaccaaaattcaCTGACCAAAAACTCTACATGGGAATTCTTATCTAATGGCAATGACTCTCAAAAATATTTGCAGGCATACCTTCAATACAAAATTTATTGCTGCGATTGAATTATTTGTATTGAAATCAATCTTCACTTCATAAAAACTCTCTCCTTCCAATGTGGAGGATTTTTCTAGAGGAGATTCAATTGCATAGTCCTGTCATAAGAGTCAAAAAATATATCAAGGAAAGAAATGAGGAAAACAACTGGACGGCTAGAAGGCATGAAAAAATCAATTACCACCTTAATGGCAATAGAACCTGGAGGTCTCATCTCCGGGGGAGGTTGATCCCATTCACTGCATCTTATATAGAAAATTCAACTTCAATGTGTGCAAAGCAGTTACCATAGTCGAGATACAAAAGTTCAAGataaaataaagctaaaacaaacaaaaggaCTTGGAATCAAAATCTCtggatatatttgtaaacatttttctttcttctaggCTTGAATATGGAAATAATGATCACTATACAGTTCATCTTTATGGTCCTTAAAAGAAAGTCGAACCTGCCCACATCGCCTATGTACTTAACTCCCCAGTGAAGAACCCACTTCCCTGGTAGACTACATCCCACAAGGAGCTGCCAGTTTTCCTCATCTTTCCCATTAACCAATCTGATTGTTATCTTTCCTTCAACCTGCCATTCCCACAATTCAAATAtaaacatcccatccatattaaTCACCAATTAAACCATAAACACTCAACCATTAAGAAACAGATCGTAGCAGTAACATTAATGATACAGCAATCAGTTTTGTTAAAAGCAGGACAGTGACTAATTAATCTTTAAGCACAAACCCAGTATTTAGATCGTTCGATTGCCTTACTTTTCTTCTCGTCTCTTTATAACGAGCAAAACAAAAATCCCAGATTGTGAGCTTGTATTTGCTTTCCTGCCAGTCCTAACATTGCATAATACTAGCACACCCCTCAGAAGCATCTCTTGTTATCGCAGCCAGATTTCCTAAATTAAGTAACCAAAAAACGAAATTCCCGCCACGATACAAACCACAAAACATTCACTTTTTtaaccagaaaaaacagttgTATCAGAAATCTGTACTTAAAAGTTCATTTTGTCAACCATTAAAAAGATTAGATAACCACAATAGGTACAAGGAAACTTATCCATTAGGAGATCAACAACTGattaagggtctgtttgataacataaaaaagtgctgaatctgaattttttcagacattcagatgttttaagtgtttgataaatgaaaatctatttgctgaacttgttaagcaATGCTGAACCTATGCGTATTTTTTTtagcacaagaatcctaactgattctgataaaaatcaatagaattacttcaactatcttatcttatctaccaaatctacccttatttgttaattatgttcaaaattcttatctaattaaacaacctaatattctctatctaacgatttttagtttctcttttctccttttttaataactttcacattttctctatactcctcatataatatatttcatcttttatattaatttgatttaaaaataaatattatcattttcatacctaacaattttaaactaattaaatcatagattctatttcttttttgaatgaaaggatataagggcaaaattgtcaaattaaacttattaagcattcagttataaatatttatcaaacaatataaatagattcagcattaaaattcagacattcatatatttttttagtgcttaaaattcagcaaattaattatttcaatatttaaatttcagaattcagatttcaaaattcagattcagttttatcaaacagaACCTAAGTAGACAATAAATTCATTAGTTAAGCATGAGACGACACCGTTCCATGACTGATACTAGCATCAAACGCAACAGAAAATCATTAAGCATATCGAGGAAGTACCTTTACTGGGCGTTTAAGGGAGAAAGTTTCGCTGAAAACGACGTCAGATTCGACGACGGCAGCGGTGTCTGTGGAGGCGCTAGCTCGGAGAGTAAGAGCCTCGGGAGCTTTCAGTTCAAAGGAGCTCAAGCTCGGGCCACCGGAAAGTGGCCTCTTAGTGTAATTTAAGTAAAAAGGAGGGGCCCTTCTCGAATATGCATGAATATCTGGAACCAGAGTACGTCGTCTGAGAGAATAGTGGAGCAAAAGCTCTGTAGCAACGGTGGACATTTGCTATATCTCTGTTTGATTGATTTAAtcagagaaagaagaaaagaggcagGCGGCAGATTTACCTGcagatatatatgtatatatatatagatatgtGTGTGcgtgtatgtgtatatatatatatatatatatatatatgtataacaGCTGCTGATGGATATATTATCcttattttcctctttcctcCAAGTTGCCAGGTTAAAGCGGTAACTTCCcggtattttctttttcaagatcTCGTAGGCTCTAATCTACCTTCCACCTGCCCTCATCTTAAATTTCATAATATTATTATTTCCAtgctacaaaaaaaaatactaaaaataaTAGATTGCTTCTCCTTATGAATAAATTtcgtttgaaaaaatatatttaaaaaaaaaggtaatattCTTTCATTCTCACGACATAAAGACCGTATAGAATTTATGAAAAAAACATAACCAAACTAGATTCTAGCAAACAAAGAATGGTAAGAGCGCGATGAATTTAGTAAAGCGTCAATATTATAGTAAAAAGATTATAATAAACGAAAAATAGCGAGATCAAGATGAATTTTAGTAGagtataatatttcaaatacttTTATATTATTGTCTAATTTTAGAAGGCTCGCTATATTTGAAGGACcatataatcaaaataaaaaatcaactaaTTTTAAGAATTCTCACATCTTCAAATACAACTATTTTGCTTTTATAATTATATAGTAGACCTAtcaaaaaaaaaggctaaaaaTTGAGTATGTGTTATGAGGGGCAAATCTTTCAAAAGAAATGAGTCATAGAGGCAACAAGAGAATTGGCAAAAAATCCAAGGGGAGGAAGTGATAAATTTCTCATGTGATGCGGTCAGGCGTCCAGATGTCTGCGCGCTTTGCGGCCAGAAAGTGGTCATTATAATATAACGCACTTTAGACTATGGACAGCGACACTTTTAGCCGACCACGTATCTTTAGTCTTTACGTACCTTAAAAGGGTCAAACTTTTATCTCCGACCCTTTGGACTTTTAATttaagatattgtcttttaccCATCATTGCTTCATAGAAGAAGGGCAGTTATttgtctttttctctttctttctttcaggTTCCTGTCCTTAACTATTCTTCGACTGCCAACGATGGAGGCAGCTCCGTCTatctttgtttggatagagtgttatttaaaataattattctagcattttttatgatgtgatgtatatgagataaaaaattaattaaaaatataaaaaggtgagttgagaaatatgtttatgatgcaaataaaatattatttggaataataatagaatccaaacaaacctgAATCAGAAAATTCTCtggaaaaaatattcaaaagtttaaaaaggaaaaacactAGGAATTTTGCATTTGTAGTTATGAATTATAACACTCAATAATTTGGCATTGGAGGTAATTATCTTAGATGTGaaccctttttttcttctctttttttttaatttgaaggACCTATGAGGAATAATTTGAAGGACCTATGATTTTGGATAAGCATGCCTACATGACTTGCGTGATTGGAGCAGCAATTTCCCACAAGAAAGACGGGAATAATACTACTACTCCTTTTGGCcttgtcattttcttctaaATTTATCTTGTCGACTAAAATCAATATCCCATGTCCCAAatcaaagaaagaagagaagtaaaagaagaaataatatcCTTTTGCACAATAAAAGGATTACCGTAATACTATCGTTTAGATAAACAGAGGTTAGGCACTTTGAGTAATGCCTCCCCCAAATTGAAATATCAATGGTCTAATGCTAAATcctccctccccccccccccccccaacccacaaaacaaaaaaaatacgtaaaaggggaaaaaataatACTATACAGATGGCAATCATGACATTTAGCATCTTTTAATCCATTTATCATGGCAAAATTACAGCAACCCCCCATTTGGAATTCTTGTTTCATCGATGATATGATCTGAAAAACTCAAGGACAATTACTCGTTTGGAAAGGAAAACCAGGGGATGATGCTTTAACAATAATGCAATCTGCGGCTTAACTCATCATGAACGAAGGAGCTACAACAGAATTAATGTAAATCAGATAAACCACAGCAAAAGTTTCATTTTGTGTTAGAGCTCTTTAATTCCAGCAAATGCAAGAATAGCTTTACAGTAGCATGTGTCATTTTGTTCGATACTTACAAAAAGAAAGGTGCAATCTACAACTTTCACAAGATCTTTGGCCAAGTATTGAGTACCCAACACCTAAGCTTCAAGAGCTTCGccttttaaaaaagaaaagccaCAAGAGCTTCAATGCTAGTGTATAGTTGCTTTATGCTGACCTCCTGGTTAGCTGATCACTGGATGTGCTCTCAAATATCTTGTCGGCATTGCCAACCTCAAATCCATCTCGTCTGTGAAACTCTTTGACCTGTACAGATTAAGGAACCATTTTTTTCGCATAAGCCTTGATATGCAATTAACAAAATTTGAGCACGCAAATTTTCAACTAAAGGTTGCAAACCTCTTTCTCTGGTAAATTCTTGTATTGAGGCAGTATGAGACGTTCAGCAAATTCAATGTATGAACAGGGGACTGAACTCTCAATGCCATCTGCAAACTGGAAAGCAACTGAATCTGCTACTGTTGAGCTTTGCAAGAGAAGACCATCAGGGCTCACTGAAAATGAAATAGATACGCAATATAAGTTATCAACTCATACTTCCAACATGTTGATGTGGAAACCATTGAATAGACAAGAAAGCAATTTATCATGAATAACGAACCAAGCCACCTGATATATACGGTCAACTATTTTATAGTACTTCACAGCATGAGGGATCATTCATATGTATTTCTCACCTTGCACAAAGTTCACAATcatgccccccccccccctctcttcccaaaacaaagaaaaaaagttttcaAGTGTAATGCTGTTTCATTAGATTCACAAAAATCCAGCTCACAAATGTTGAAACGTATCCAGAAGGAAAAGAGTGATTATTTGCCTTCAGGAAAAGGTTTGACAAGACAAAATAATATAAATCTTGGTTAAGAGAGGAACCATCATTAGTATCTTTTTAATGCAAAAGCTCCATTCATCAGTCTTTTGACATTTTAAACTACAGGGaacctaaataaataaattgaaacAGAAATAGCATAGATAACTTCTACTTTCTCCAATTGAAGGCCAACTACCAAGTCTCTACACAGCAGGCAAGAGATTGGAAAAGTTATCAAACACAATaactatttttttgttttttattaatGGAAGTGCAATCTAGAATTTTTTTGCTCTTTTCGTCTTATCTATTTCACTTTGCAAGAGAATagtaaaagagagaaaattttcttgaaaaaaaatcagCTAGCCCAAAATTTTCTGTCTGTCACTCGTGGGATTATAAATTCTAAATTTGAAGAACAT from the Coffea arabica cultivar ET-39 chromosome 11e, Coffea Arabica ET-39 HiFi, whole genome shotgun sequence genome contains:
- the LOC113719178 gene encoding alpha-amylase 3, chloroplastic-like isoform X2 encodes the protein MSTVATELLLHYSLRRRTLVPDIHAYSRRAPPFYLNYTKRPLSGGPSLSSFELKAPEALTLRASASTDTAAVVESDVVFSETFSLKRPVKVEGKITIRLVNGKDEENWQLLVGCSLPGKWVLHWGVKYIGDVGRCSEWDQPPPEMRPPGSIAIKDYAIESPLEKSSTLEGESFYEVKIDFNTNNSIAAINFVLKDEDSGSWYQHRGRDFKVPLTEYRHDDGNVVGAKKGFGIWPGAFGQLSNMLLKSEGAENKTDFTTCESKDPPHQNSRLEGFYEEHPIVRETLVDNSVTVSVTQCPETAKNLLYIETDLPGDVIVHWGVCKDKDRKWELPEQPYPSETKVFKNKALRTLLQRKEGGTCSSGSFTLDVGLTAFVFALKLNENTWLNNMGKDFYIPLSSSRVLNKEHSQSHSANKTKESSTVYTDGIINEIRNLVSDIASEKSRKTKIKEAQESILQEIEKLAAEAYSIFRSAIPTFTEEGVSEAEVLTPSVKIASGTGSGFEVVCQGFNWESHKSGRWYMELHQKAAELSSLGFTVVWLPPPTESVSPEGYMPKDLYNLNSRYGSIDELKSLVKRFHEVGINVLGDAVLNHRCAHYKNQNGIWNIFGGRLNWDDCAVVADDPHFQGRGNKSSGDNFHAAPNIDHSQEFVRKDLKEWLCWLRQEIGYDGWRLDFVRGFWGGYVKDYIDASEPYFAVGEYWDSLNYTYGDMDHNQDAHRQRIIDWINATNGCAGAFDVTTKGILHSALGRYEYWRLSDEKGKPPGVVGWWPSRAVTFIENHDTGSTQGHWRFPGGKEMQGYAYILTHPGTPTVFYDHIFSDYQSELSKLISVRTRNKIHCRSIVKVMKAERDVYAAIIDEKVAMKIGPGYYEPQTGPQKWSLATEGKDYKVWEAS
- the LOC113719178 gene encoding alpha-amylase 3, chloroplastic-like isoform X3, with translation MSTVATELLLHYSLRRRTLVPDIHAYSRRAPPFYLNYTKRPLSGGPSLSSFELKAPEALTLRASASTDTAAVVESDVVFSETFSLKRPVKVEGKITIRLVNGKDEENWQLLVGCSLPGKWVLHWGVKYIGDVGSEWDQPPPEMRPPGSIAIKVDYAIESPLEKSSTLEGESFYEVKIDFNTNNSIAAINFVLKDEDSGSWYQHRGRDFKVPLTEYRHDDGNVVGAKKGFGIWPGAFGQLSNMLLKSEGAENKTDFTTCESKDPPHQNSRLEGFYEEHPIVRETLVDNSVTVSVTQCPETAKNLLYIETDLPGDVIVHWGVCKDKDRKWELPEQPYPSETKVFKNKALRTLLQRKEGGTCSSGSFTLDVGLTAFVFALKLNENTWLNNMGKDFYIPLSSSRVLNKEHSQSHSANKTKESSTVYTDGIINEIRNLVSDIASEKSRKTKIKEAQESILQEIEKLAAEAYSIFRSAIPTFTEEGVSEAEVLTPSVKIASGTGSGFEVVCQGFNWESHKSGRWYMELHQKAAELSSLGFTVVWLPPPTESVSPEGYMPKDLYNLNSRYGSIDELKSLVKRFHEVGINVLGDAVLNHRCAHYKNQNGIWNIFGGRLNWDDCAVVADDPHFQGRGNKSSGDNFHAAPNIDHSQEFVRKDLKEWLCWLRQEIGYDGWRLDFVRGFWGGYVKDYIDASEPYFAVGEYWDSLNYTYGDMDHNQDAHRQRIIDWINATNGCAGAFDVTTKGILHSALGRYEYWRLSDEKGKPPGVVGWWPSRAVTFIENHDTGSTQGHWRFPGGKEMQGYAYILTHPGTPTVFYDHIFSDYQSELSKLISVRTRNKIHCRSIVKVMKAERDVYAAIIDEKVAMKIGPGYYEPQTGPQKWSLATEGKDYKVWEAS